The following are encoded together in the Serratia odorifera genome:
- a CDS encoding CTP synthase C-terminal region-related (seleno)protein, which translates to MKTRVRIALVGDFRPQAVAHQAIPIALSLAAAHLDVDIDPCWLPTETVNHAEVLAGYDAIWLVPGSPYQNDDGAFIAIRHAREQNVPFLGSCGGFQYAVVEYARNVMGWHNASHAETDSDGRQVITPLTCSLVEKTDTVVFLPQTRIAEIYGRLETHEGYHCNFGVNPDFVAELQPYPLIISGHDRKGDVRSIELPEHRFFMATLFQSERAALHEQLSPLVVALIDAARR; encoded by the coding sequence ATGAAAACCCGAGTCCGCATTGCCTTGGTCGGAGACTTTCGTCCCCAGGCCGTTGCCCACCAGGCCATTCCCATTGCTCTGTCCCTTGCCGCCGCTCACCTGGATGTCGACATCGACCCCTGCTGGTTGCCGACTGAAACCGTCAACCATGCTGAAGTACTGGCAGGCTACGACGCCATCTGGCTCGTCCCCGGTAGCCCGTATCAAAACGATGACGGCGCATTTATCGCTATCCGCCACGCACGCGAGCAGAACGTGCCATTCCTCGGCTCCTGCGGTGGGTTCCAGTATGCGGTAGTGGAGTATGCCCGTAACGTCATGGGCTGGCACAATGCCAGCCACGCGGAAACCGACAGCGATGGCCGCCAGGTCATTACCCCGTTAACCTGCTCGCTGGTGGAAAAAACCGACACCGTCGTCTTTCTGCCGCAAACGCGCATTGCTGAAATCTATGGCCGATTGGAAACGCATGAGGGGTATCACTGTAACTTTGGTGTAAATCCGGATTTTGTCGCCGAACTCCAGCCATATCCGCTGATTATCAGCGGCCACGATCGCAAGGGCGATGTGCGCTCCATCGAACTGCCCGAGCACCGTTTTTTCATGGCAACGCTGTTCCAGTCTGAACGCGCCGCGTTGCATGAACAGCTATCACCGCTGGTGGTTGCGCTGATCGACGCCGCACGACGCTAA
- the fis gene encoding DNA-binding transcriptional regulator Fis codes for MFEQRVNSDVLTVSTVNSQDQVTQKPLRDSVKQALKNYFAQLNGQDVNDLYELVLAEVEQPLLDMVMQYTRGNQTRAALMMGINRGTLRKKLKKYGMN; via the coding sequence ATGTTCGAACAACGCGTAAATTCTGACGTACTGACCGTTTCAACCGTGAACTCACAGGATCAAGTGACCCAAAAGCCTCTGCGCGACTCGGTTAAACAAGCACTGAAGAACTATTTTGCTCAACTGAATGGTCAGGATGTGAACGACCTGTATGAGCTGGTATTGGCTGAAGTTGAACAGCCACTGTTGGACATGGTGATGCAATACACCCGTGGCAACCAGACCCGTGCAGCCCTGATGATGGGCATCAACCGCGGTACCCTGCGTAAGAAATTGAAAAAATACGGCATGAACTGA
- a CDS encoding LrgB family protein gives MNDFFISAVCFAATLALYYVNKKLYRRRRTLLLMPLVLTPMVLVLLLVVTHVSYQDYIGETHWLLWLLGPATIAFAVPVYENLHIIRRHWLSLGVGVVTAVLVAVYSSVWLAQLLTLPEEVQRSLAVRSITTPFALEAARQMGGQPDLVALFVVITGVFGMAIGEILFLRLAVRSRLAKGAGLGASSHGAGTARAYEMGEEEGVVSSLVMMLAGIITVVAAPLIGQLMW, from the coding sequence ATGAATGACTTTTTTATCAGTGCGGTGTGTTTTGCCGCGACGCTGGCGCTGTATTACGTCAATAAGAAACTGTATCGCCGGCGGCGTACGCTGTTGCTGATGCCGCTGGTGTTAACGCCGATGGTTCTGGTACTGCTGCTGGTGGTAACGCACGTTTCCTATCAGGATTATATCGGTGAAACCCATTGGCTGCTGTGGCTGCTTGGCCCGGCGACCATCGCGTTTGCCGTGCCGGTTTACGAGAATCTGCATATTATTCGCCGCCACTGGCTGTCGCTCGGCGTTGGGGTCGTCACCGCGGTGCTGGTAGCGGTGTACAGCTCGGTGTGGCTGGCGCAGCTGCTGACGTTGCCGGAAGAAGTACAACGTAGCCTGGCGGTACGTTCGATTACCACGCCATTTGCCTTGGAGGCCGCCAGACAAATGGGCGGCCAGCCGGATTTGGTTGCGCTGTTTGTGGTGATCACCGGGGTGTTTGGCATGGCGATTGGGGAGATCCTGTTTCTGCGGTTAGCAGTGCGCAGTCGTCTGGCGAAGGGGGCCGGGCTTGGCGCCTCGTCACACGGCGCCGGCACCGCCCGCGCCTATGAAATGGGTGAAGAGGAAGGGGTGGTTTCAAGTTTGGTGATGATGCTGGCTGGCATCATCACCGTCGTGGCCGCGCCGCTGATTGGCCAACTGATGTGGTAA